The following proteins are co-located in the Castanea sativa cultivar Marrone di Chiusa Pesio chromosome 8, ASM4071231v1 genome:
- the LOC142606951 gene encoding transcription factor bHLH30-like isoform X1: MCGKKEEDQGECSQSVNNINIQSFQEQLLLQQHQQMQQQHHHHHQQQQNSDIYGGGRGLIFPEPILQPWSLPPVHAFNQAHFATNPVRDHDPFLVPPPPSSYASLFNRRAPSLQFAYDGPSSDHLRIISDTLGPVVQSGSAPFGLQAELGKLTAQEIMDAKALAASKSHSEAERRRRERINNHLAKLRSLLPSTTKTDKASLLAEVIQHVKELKRQTSLIAETSPVPTEVDELTVDTSDEDGKFVIKASLCCEDRSDLLPDLIKTLKDLRLRTLKAEITTLGGRVKNVLFITGEEDSSSSDDQNQNQQQQQHCISSIQDALKAVMEKTNGDESSSGNVKRQRTNVNILEHRSI; encoded by the exons atgtgtggaaagaaagaagaagatcaaGGAGAGTGTTCTCAAAGTGTCAATAATATTAACATACAAAGTTTCCAGGAACAGTTACTTCTTCAACAACACCAACAGATGCAACAACAacaccatcaccatcatcaaCAACAGCAAAATAGTGACATATATGGAGGCGGAAGAGGATTGATTTTCCCTGAGCCAATCTTACAACCATGGTCTCTCCCTCCAGTCCATGCTTTCAACCAAGCTCACTTTGCCACAAACCCTGTCCGAGACCATGACCCATTTCTGGTCCCTCCACCACCATCATCGTATGCCAGTTTATTCAATAGAAGAGCTCCTTCTCTACAGTTTGCCTATGATGGTCCATCTTCAGATCATCTCAGAATCATATCTGACACCCTTGGACCTGTTGTTCAATCGGGTTCAGCTCCTTTTGGGCTTCAAGCTGAGTTGGGCAAACTCACTGCCCAAGAAATCATGGATGCTAAGGCTCTTGCTGCTTCTAAGAGTCATAGTGAAGCTGAGAggaggagaagagaaagaatcAACAACCATCTTGCTAAACTGCGTAGCTTATTGCCCAGCACCACCAAA ACGGACAAAGCTTCATTATTAGCAGAAGTAATACAACACGTTAAAGAGCTAAAGCGCCAGACTTCTTTGATAGCAGAAACGAGTCCAGTACCCACTGAAGTAGACGAGCTAACCGTGGATACATCTGATGAGGATGGTAAGTTTGTGATCAAAGCCTCACTTTGCTGCGAGGATAGGTCTGATCTTTTGCCTGATCTCATCAAAACCTTGAAAGATTTACGTTTAAGAACTTTAAAAGCTGAGATTACAACACTTGGGGGCCGTGTAAAGAACGTTCTTTTCATTACTGGGGAAGAGGATTCAAGTAGTAGCGAcgaccaaaaccaaaaccagcAACAACAGCAACATTGTATAAGTTCAATTCAAGATGCGCTTAAAGCAGTGATGGAAAAGACTAATGGGGATGAGTCTTCTTCTGGGAATGTTAAGAGGCAAAGGACTAATGTGAATATCCTTGAACACAGGTCGATTTAA
- the LOC142606951 gene encoding transcription factor bHLH30-like isoform X2, with translation MQQQHHHHHQQQQNSDIYGGGRGLIFPEPILQPWSLPPVHAFNQAHFATNPVRDHDPFLVPPPPSSYASLFNRRAPSLQFAYDGPSSDHLRIISDTLGPVVQSGSAPFGLQAELGKLTAQEIMDAKALAASKSHSEAERRRRERINNHLAKLRSLLPSTTKTDKASLLAEVIQHVKELKRQTSLIAETSPVPTEVDELTVDTSDEDGKFVIKASLCCEDRSDLLPDLIKTLKDLRLRTLKAEITTLGGRVKNVLFITGEEDSSSSDDQNQNQQQQQHCISSIQDALKAVMEKTNGDESSSGNVKRQRTNVNILEHRSI, from the exons ATGCAACAACAacaccatcaccatcatcaaCAACAGCAAAATAGTGACATATATGGAGGCGGAAGAGGATTGATTTTCCCTGAGCCAATCTTACAACCATGGTCTCTCCCTCCAGTCCATGCTTTCAACCAAGCTCACTTTGCCACAAACCCTGTCCGAGACCATGACCCATTTCTGGTCCCTCCACCACCATCATCGTATGCCAGTTTATTCAATAGAAGAGCTCCTTCTCTACAGTTTGCCTATGATGGTCCATCTTCAGATCATCTCAGAATCATATCTGACACCCTTGGACCTGTTGTTCAATCGGGTTCAGCTCCTTTTGGGCTTCAAGCTGAGTTGGGCAAACTCACTGCCCAAGAAATCATGGATGCTAAGGCTCTTGCTGCTTCTAAGAGTCATAGTGAAGCTGAGAggaggagaagagaaagaatcAACAACCATCTTGCTAAACTGCGTAGCTTATTGCCCAGCACCACCAAA ACGGACAAAGCTTCATTATTAGCAGAAGTAATACAACACGTTAAAGAGCTAAAGCGCCAGACTTCTTTGATAGCAGAAACGAGTCCAGTACCCACTGAAGTAGACGAGCTAACCGTGGATACATCTGATGAGGATGGTAAGTTTGTGATCAAAGCCTCACTTTGCTGCGAGGATAGGTCTGATCTTTTGCCTGATCTCATCAAAACCTTGAAAGATTTACGTTTAAGAACTTTAAAAGCTGAGATTACAACACTTGGGGGCCGTGTAAAGAACGTTCTTTTCATTACTGGGGAAGAGGATTCAAGTAGTAGCGAcgaccaaaaccaaaaccagcAACAACAGCAACATTGTATAAGTTCAATTCAAGATGCGCTTAAAGCAGTGATGGAAAAGACTAATGGGGATGAGTCTTCTTCTGGGAATGTTAAGAGGCAAAGGACTAATGTGAATATCCTTGAACACAGGTCGATTTAA
- the LOC142605561 gene encoding uncharacterized protein LOC142605561 gives MSSLAAARADNFYYPPEWSPNQGSLNKFHGQHALRERARKIDQGILIIRFEMPYNIWCGGCNSMIAKGVRFNAEKKQVGNYYSTKIWSFTMKSACCRHEIVIQTDPKNCEYVIISGAQRKTEDYDIEDAETFALPADEEKGKLADPFYRLEHQEGDLKKKKEAEPVLVRLQRVSDSRHSDDYALNKALRAQLRNQKKRVAEEEAASRKKGIGIRLLPPSEEDASSAAHVKFSSKFDKNRKDKRALIKATSIFSGPSGSSMSNKRRLELESKRRKISAAAASSLLAGQFKPSSWSQSAVTWHRNRRT, from the exons ATG TCTTCACTTGCAGCTGCTAGGGCAGATAACTTTTACTATCCTCCAGAATGGAGCCCAAATCAG GGTTCTTTGAACAAGTTTCATGGTCAACATGCTCTGAGAGAGAGGGCAAGAAAAATAGACCAAGGCATACTGATTATAAG GTTTGAGATGCCTTATAATATATGGTGTGGTGGATGCAATTCTATGATTGCAAAGGGTGTTAGGTTCAATGCGGAGAAAAAGCAAGTGGGAAATTATTATTCTACAAAG ATATGGAGCTTTACAATGAAGTCTGCATGCTGCAGACATGAAATTGTTATTCAGACAGATCCAAAAAATTGTGAGTATGTGATCATCAGTGGAGCCCAACGAAAGACTGAGGATTATGACATTGAAGACGCAGAGACTTTTGCACTCCCTGCAGATGAAG AAAAAGGCAAACTAGCCGATCCATTTTATCGTCTTGAACACCAGGAAGgagatttgaagaagaagaaagaagctgAACCAGTGCTAGTGCGTCTCCAGCGAGTATCTGATTCCAGGCACTCAGATGACTATGCCCTCAACAAGGCTCTTCGGGCGCAACTTAGA aatcaaaagaaaagagttgcTGAAGAAGAGGCTGCTTCAAGGAAAAAAGGCATTGGCATACGACTGCTTCCACCATCTGAAGAAGATGCTTCTAGTGCAGCTCATGtgaaattttcttctaaatttgacaaaaataggAAGGACAAGCGAGCATTGATCAAAGCGACTTCTATTTTCTCTGGGCCATCTGGGTCTTCCATGTCCAATAAGAGACGATTGGAGTTAGAATCCAAGAGAAGGAAAATTAGTGCAGCTGCTGCATCTAGCTTACTGGCTGGGCAATTTAAGCCTTCATCATGGTCTCAGAGTGCTGTTACTTGGCATAGGAACAGGAGAACTTAA
- the LOC142608186 gene encoding CLAVATA3/ESR (CLE)-related protein 12 encodes MALKLSQMMFIALWLSLLVLLFHQLFDFKSKNINTKQITTITYSTVLSNHPLITRKVLASRFDFTPFVKHHQQQQQQQQQDHMKRSQNMHVKPDPDGSEIDPRYGVEKRRVPTGPNPLHH; translated from the coding sequence ATGGCCTTGAAACTATCTCAAATGATGTTCATTGCTCTTTGGCTCTCTCTCCTCGTCTTGTTGTTTCATCAATTATTTGATTTCAAGTCCAAGAATATCAATACCAAACAAATCACCACCATAACCTATTCCACAGTACTCTCAAATCACCCTTTGATCACCAGAAAAGTCCTAGCCAGCAGATTTGACTTCACACCATTTGTAaaacatcatcaacaacaacaacaacaacaacaacaagaccACATGAAACGTTCACAGAACATGCATGTGAAGCCAGACCCAGATGGAAGTGAGATTGATCCACGATATGGTGTCGAAAAGCGCCGTGTACCCACCGGTCCGAACCCATTGCACCATTGA